One Archangium lipolyticum genomic region harbors:
- a CDS encoding M14 family zinc carboxypeptidase, translating into MTELLTRAEASNYKETSRHADVLAFIDELCRRTKLARRVEFGTSGEGQPMVALVVSDRGCFTPELARKQKKVVVMVEANIHAGEVEGKESVLALARDLTLTKLGQKLLDKLCLVLIPNFNPDGNDRISPNNRKLNLKELEGQVNPEGGVGTRYTGEGWNLNRDNMKQEAPETRCLAKLHQTWWPHVFIDCHTTDGSIHAFDLTFDTSHSNEPLFSELRTFNRVMLERVAKAVKTRHDFDSFWYGNYKVEGDPLSGWHTYPALPRFGSHYRGLLGRIDVLLETYSYIDFPRRCAVMRAWLLELFRDAAKNATAYLAITQAEEERIIARGRSPDVQALVGINYGVATRDDKGALVFEYPAYAKPDDVAHILAFDEASIAARRYPGKRQRQYLCSHYRTFVPTQAVSTPEAYLVPEALASRLEGHGIRFERLQAPRRFTVDSYHVARREETFSPDVAANVPPPGQAEVPLSQKPKPVRFETVLTVAPERSTREFPAGTLYVPTAQRAGTLAVYLLEPHSDDGFCRWQFLDGMISVGELYPVHRVVAAASAPKKAE; encoded by the coding sequence ATGACCGAGCTGCTCACCCGCGCCGAGGCCTCGAACTACAAGGAAACCTCCCGTCACGCCGACGTGCTCGCCTTCATCGACGAGCTCTGCCGCCGCACGAAGCTCGCCAGACGTGTGGAGTTCGGCACGAGCGGCGAGGGACAGCCCATGGTGGCGCTCGTCGTGAGCGACCGGGGCTGCTTCACGCCCGAGCTCGCGCGCAAGCAGAAGAAGGTCGTGGTGATGGTGGAGGCCAACATCCACGCCGGCGAGGTCGAGGGCAAGGAGTCCGTGCTCGCGCTCGCGCGAGATCTGACGCTCACGAAGCTCGGGCAGAAGCTGCTCGACAAGCTGTGCCTCGTGCTCATCCCGAACTTCAATCCGGATGGCAACGACCGCATCAGCCCGAACAACCGCAAGCTCAACCTGAAGGAGCTCGAGGGGCAGGTGAACCCCGAGGGCGGCGTGGGCACGCGCTACACGGGCGAGGGGTGGAATCTCAATCGGGACAACATGAAGCAGGAGGCGCCGGAGACGCGCTGCCTCGCGAAGCTTCATCAGACGTGGTGGCCGCACGTCTTCATCGATTGCCACACCACCGATGGAAGCATTCACGCCTTCGATCTCACCTTCGACACGTCGCACTCGAACGAGCCGCTCTTCTCGGAGCTGCGCACGTTCAACCGCGTGATGCTCGAGCGCGTGGCGAAGGCGGTGAAGACGCGCCATGACTTCGACAGCTTCTGGTATGGCAACTACAAGGTCGAGGGCGATCCCCTCTCCGGTTGGCACACCTATCCGGCGCTCCCGCGCTTCGGCAGCCACTACCGCGGGTTGCTCGGCCGGATCGACGTGCTGCTCGAGACCTACAGCTACATCGACTTCCCGCGCCGCTGCGCGGTGATGCGGGCGTGGTTGCTCGAGCTGTTCCGCGACGCCGCCAAGAACGCCACTGCCTATCTCGCCATCACCCAGGCCGAGGAGGAGCGCATCATCGCTCGCGGCAGGTCGCCCGATGTGCAGGCGCTCGTGGGCATCAACTACGGAGTGGCCACGCGCGACGACAAGGGCGCGCTCGTGTTCGAGTACCCCGCCTACGCGAAGCCGGACGACGTCGCCCACATCCTGGCCTTCGACGAGGCGAGCATCGCCGCGCGGCGCTACCCGGGAAAGCGCCAGCGCCAGTATCTCTGCTCGCACTACCGGACGTTCGTGCCCACGCAGGCGGTGAGCACGCCGGAGGCGTATCTCGTGCCGGAGGCGCTCGCCTCGCGTCTGGAAGGGCACGGCATCCGCTTCGAGCGGCTTCAGGCGCCGCGGCGCTTCACGGTCGACAGCTACCACGTGGCCCGGCGCGAGGAGACGTTCAGCCCCGACGTGGCCGCGAACGTGCCGCCGCCCGGCCAGGCGGAGGTGCCGCTCAGCCAGAAGCCCAAGCCCGTGCGCTTCGAGACCGTGCTCACCGTGGCGCCCGAGCGGTCCACGCGCGAGTTCCCCGCGGGAACCCTGTACGTCCCCACGGCGCAGCGCGCCGGAACGTTGGCCGTGTATCTGCTCGAGCCGCATTCCGATGATGGCTTCTGCCGCTGGCAGTTCCTCGACGGGATGATCTCGGTGGGTGAGCTCTACCCGGTCCACCGCGTGGTGGCCGCGGCCAGCGCTCCGAAGAAGGCCGAGTGA
- a CDS encoding cytochrome P450 family protein, with the protein MTPDTSTAPSYDLWAPQVRANPFPLYKHLREKDPVARVMDPHRQMPFWLLTRYQDVVETAKDARLTNDVEKLPEELRKKFRGGGSQTLNRHLLVMDPPDHTRVRSLATQAFTPRRIEALRPRITALCAELLEAMRARGSADFVEAFAFPLPITVISELLGVPLEDRAQFRTWIEVFFTPPAQGGMERIRESLDRLLAYLEGFIELRRRQPQEDLVTALLAVEEQGDRLSTRELLSMVYLLLVAGHETTVHVLSNGTLELLRHPDQLQMLREDPSLIPSAVEELLRFCGPVELTMARFALEDFELCGQPIKAHDAVRMNILAANHDAEQFPDPERLDVKRSPNKHLAFGQGIHFCLGSNLARLEATLAFEVIIERLPHLRLAVPPEQLQWRSSAQVRGLLRLPLSFDTP; encoded by the coding sequence ATGACCCCTGACACTTCGACCGCTCCCTCCTATGACCTGTGGGCTCCGCAGGTCCGTGCCAATCCCTTTCCGCTCTACAAGCACCTGCGTGAGAAGGATCCGGTGGCCCGGGTCATGGATCCCCACCGGCAGATGCCCTTCTGGCTCCTGACGCGGTACCAGGATGTGGTCGAGACGGCCAAGGATGCCCGTCTCACCAACGACGTCGAGAAGCTGCCCGAGGAGCTCCGCAAGAAGTTCCGGGGTGGGGGCTCCCAGACGCTCAACCGGCACCTGTTGGTGATGGATCCGCCGGACCACACCCGGGTCCGTTCGCTGGCGACCCAGGCCTTCACCCCTCGCCGGATCGAAGCGCTGCGTCCGCGCATCACCGCGTTGTGCGCCGAGCTGCTGGAGGCCATGCGGGCCCGTGGCTCCGCGGACTTCGTCGAGGCGTTCGCCTTCCCGTTGCCCATCACCGTCATCTCCGAGCTGCTGGGCGTCCCGTTGGAGGACCGGGCCCAGTTCCGCACCTGGATCGAGGTGTTCTTCACCCCTCCCGCGCAGGGGGGAATGGAGCGGATCCGCGAGTCGCTCGATCGACTGTTGGCTTATCTGGAGGGCTTCATCGAGTTGCGCCGGCGGCAGCCCCAGGAGGACCTGGTCACCGCCCTGCTGGCGGTGGAGGAGCAGGGGGACCGGCTCAGCACCCGGGAGCTGCTGAGCATGGTCTACCTGCTGCTCGTCGCCGGTCACGAGACGACGGTGCATGTGCTGAGCAACGGGACACTGGAGCTGCTGCGCCACCCGGATCAGCTCCAGATGCTGCGCGAGGATCCTTCCCTCATCCCCTCGGCGGTGGAGGAGCTGCTGCGCTTCTGCGGCCCGGTGGAGCTGACCATGGCGCGCTTCGCCCTGGAGGACTTCGAGCTGTGTGGCCAGCCCATCAAGGCTCACGACGCGGTGCGGATGAACATCCTGGCCGCCAATCACGACGCCGAGCAGTTCCCCGACCCGGAGCGGCTGGACGTGAAGCGCTCGCCCAACAAGCACCTGGCCTTCGGTCAGGGGATCCACTTCTGCCTGGGCTCGAACCTGGCCCGGTTGGAGGCGACCCTTGCCTTCGAGGTGATCATCGAGCGGCTCCCGCACCTGCGGCTGGCGGTGCCACCCGAGCAGCTCCAGTGGCGCTCGAGCGCCCAGGTGCGAGGCTTGTTGCGTCTGCCCTTGTCCTTCGATACCCCGTGA
- a CDS encoding threonine/serine dehydratase has protein sequence MTLPLSREDIRAAHERIRPYIRRTPVWSLPRGTLGHDGPVSLKLEFLQHAGSFKSRGAFNTLLKQPIPKAGVAAASGGNHGAAVAYAAKQLGIPARIFVPEISSPAKVEVIRRLGAEVVIGGQRYADALGSCGTYIAETGALSVHAYDALSTIEGQGTVALEWEEDGQGLDTVLVAVGGGGLISGIASWWAGRGVKVVGVEPEGSRALHASLEAGRPVDVTVESIAADSLGARNTGELVFSIARAAVDHVALVTDAAIREAQRTLWRDWRIASEPGGAAALAALSSGAYRPRPGERVGVLLCGANVELSKLAEII, from the coding sequence GTGACCCTTCCTCTTTCGCGTGAAGACATCCGCGCCGCCCACGAGCGCATCCGTCCCTATATTCGCCGTACGCCCGTCTGGAGTCTGCCGAGGGGAACGCTGGGCCATGACGGCCCGGTGAGCCTGAAGCTCGAGTTCCTCCAGCACGCGGGCTCGTTCAAGTCGCGCGGAGCCTTCAATACCTTGCTGAAGCAGCCGATTCCGAAGGCGGGCGTCGCCGCGGCCTCGGGAGGCAACCACGGTGCGGCGGTCGCCTACGCGGCGAAGCAGCTTGGCATTCCGGCCCGTATCTTCGTGCCGGAGATCTCGAGCCCCGCGAAGGTCGAGGTCATCCGCCGCCTCGGTGCCGAGGTCGTCATCGGGGGGCAGCGCTACGCCGATGCGCTCGGGTCCTGTGGCACGTACATCGCCGAGACGGGCGCGCTGTCCGTCCACGCCTATGACGCGCTGTCCACCATCGAGGGCCAGGGGACCGTGGCCCTGGAATGGGAAGAGGATGGACAGGGGCTGGATACGGTCCTCGTGGCCGTCGGTGGGGGAGGATTGATCTCCGGCATCGCGAGCTGGTGGGCGGGGCGAGGCGTCAAGGTCGTCGGCGTCGAGCCCGAGGGCTCGCGGGCCCTGCATGCGTCACTCGAAGCGGGGCGTCCCGTGGACGTGACGGTCGAGTCGATCGCGGCGGATTCGCTCGGCGCACGCAACACGGGTGAGCTCGTGTTTTCCATTGCCCGTGCCGCGGTCGACCATGTCGCGCTCGTGACGGATGCGGCGATCCGCGAGGCGCAACGGACGCTCTGGCGGGACTGGCGCATCGCCTCGGAGCCAGGTGGCGCGGCGGCACTCGCCGCCCTGAGCTCCGGGGCGTACCGTCCACGGCCGGGCGAGCGGGTCGGTGTGCTCCTCTGCGGGGCCAACGTGGAGCTGAGCAAGCTCGCGGAGATCATCTGA
- a CDS encoding DnaA N-terminal domain-containing protein, with translation MAGLDWVQVDVGFPMSLAVVCAARTLGMERRAFLGAMVELQIWAVQALPSGRFEPFAASAGHAPDASADEDVWREAVESAVRWTGTPGAFWNALLRAGILVREDDSVRLTLCDRYVQVLEKRRKEAERKRRERANKASTASAGRPADAPGTSSARKRREKESEKKTLSTAAGAESSVSAGRLAPVPLLPDEDVSADVTPVQLSLPGTHLVPVTPPPEERHPLTATTAPEPQDTPAQQAAAFFESFQDERSKAFRGVPREDMPAGWADWYAKALSKVGGDEERLLAACRGYLKSDWGRSRQPVCTALAFCSPKVWVRYIPPQQSEPAEESGPPSVDVTTEAGRTWQECLTRLHDQGKHYALTWLTRARPLDVRDGHLMLAVPDLYFRQWVEEHYGQTVELLVRDFGLLGVRWVLPAQAAGAER, from the coding sequence ATGGCCGGGTTGGACTGGGTACAGGTGGACGTGGGCTTCCCGATGAGCCTCGCCGTGGTGTGTGCCGCGCGCACCCTGGGGATGGAGCGGCGGGCCTTCCTGGGCGCCATGGTGGAGCTGCAGATCTGGGCGGTGCAGGCCCTGCCCTCCGGACGCTTCGAGCCCTTCGCCGCGTCCGCCGGACATGCACCGGACGCGTCCGCGGACGAGGACGTGTGGCGCGAGGCGGTGGAGAGCGCGGTCCGGTGGACGGGCACACCCGGGGCCTTCTGGAACGCGCTGCTGCGCGCGGGAATCCTGGTGCGTGAGGACGACAGCGTCCGGCTCACCCTCTGCGACCGCTACGTGCAAGTCCTCGAAAAGAGGAGGAAGGAGGCCGAGCGCAAACGCCGGGAGCGCGCCAACAAGGCCTCGACGGCGTCCGCCGGACGTCCCGCGGACGCGCCAGGGACATCCTCCGCTAGAAAGAGAAGAGAGAAAGAGAGTGAGAAGAAGACTCTTTCTACTGCTGCAGGAGCAGAGAGCTCGGTGTCCGCGGGACGGCTCGCACCCGTTCCCCTGCTCCCGGACGAGGACGTGTCCGCGGACGTCACCCCCGTCCAGCTTTCCCTCCCTGGCACGCACCTCGTGCCCGTCACGCCCCCTCCCGAGGAGCGGCACCCGCTCACCGCGACCACCGCCCCGGAGCCCCAGGACACTCCGGCCCAGCAGGCAGCGGCCTTCTTCGAGTCCTTCCAGGACGAGCGCTCCAAGGCCTTCCGGGGCGTGCCTCGCGAGGACATGCCCGCGGGGTGGGCGGACTGGTACGCGAAGGCCTTGTCGAAGGTGGGCGGTGACGAGGAACGCCTTCTGGCGGCATGCCGCGGCTACCTCAAGTCCGACTGGGGCCGCTCCCGTCAGCCCGTATGTACCGCTCTGGCCTTCTGCTCTCCGAAGGTCTGGGTGCGCTACATCCCGCCCCAGCAGTCAGAGCCAGCCGAGGAGTCCGGGCCGCCGTCCGTGGACGTGACCACCGAGGCGGGCCGCACGTGGCAGGAGTGCCTCACCCGGCTGCATGACCAGGGAAAGCACTACGCCCTCACCTGGCTCACCCGCGCCCGGCCCCTGGACGTGCGGGACGGGCACCTGATGCTCGCCGTGCCGGACCTCTACTTCCGCCAATGGGTGGAGGAACACTATGGCCAGACGGTGGAGCTACTGGTGCGGGACTTCGGCCTCCTGGGAGTGCGCTGGGTACTGCCCGCGCAGGCGGCGGGTGCGGAGCGGTAG